In Zonotrichia leucophrys gambelii isolate GWCS_2022_RI chromosome 14, RI_Zleu_2.0, whole genome shotgun sequence, a single window of DNA contains:
- the SMG1 gene encoding serine/threonine-protein kinase SMG1 isoform X2 → MTGNPGGYSVNGGSGENTYGRKSLGQELRVNNVTNADFTSVPHGNRALATKDMRKSQERPLSYSDESRLSNLLRRITREDDRDRRLATVKQLKEFIQQPENKLVLVKQLDNILTAIHDVLNESSKLLQELRQEGACCLGLLCASLSYEAEKIFKWIFSKFSSSTKDEVKLLYLCATYKALETVGEKKAFSSLMQLVMTSLQSILENVDTPELLCKCVKCILLVSRCYPHIFSTNFRDTVDILVGWHIDHTQKPSLTQQVSGWLQSLEPFWVADLTFSTTLLGQFLEDMEAYAEDLSHVASGESVDEDIPPPSVSLPKLAALLRVFSTVVRSIGERFSPIRGPPITEAYVTDVLYRVMRCVTAANQVFFSEAVLTAANECVGVLLGSLDPSMTIHCDMVITYGLDQMENCQTCGTDYVISVLNLLTLIVEQINTKLPSSFVEKLFIPESKLLVLRYHKEKEVVAAALAVYQAVLSLKNIPVLETAYRLILGEMTCALNSLLHSLHLPEACSEIQHDSFKKLISNVDNAKFVVIFDLSALSTIGNAKNSLIGMWALSPTVFALLSKNLMIVHGDIAVHFPAVQYAVLYTLYSHCSRHDHFISSSLSSSSPSLFDGAVISTVTTATKKHFSIILNLLGLLLKKDNLTQDTRKLLTTWALEVALLMKKSETYAPLFSLPSFHNFCKGLLANTLLEDVNICLQACSSLHALSSSLPDDLLQRCVDVCRVQLVHSGARVRQAFGKLLKSIRLDVVLSNRTHTEIQEISLAIRSHMSKAPSNTFHPQDFSDVISFILYGNLHRTGKDNWLERLFYSCQRLDKRDQPTIPRNLLKTDAVLWQWAVWEAAQFTVLSKLRTPLGRAQDTFQTIEGIIRSLAAHTLNPDQDVSQWTTADNDEGHSSNQLRLVLLLQYLENLEKLMYNAYEGCANALTSPPKVIRTFFYTNRQTCQDWLTRIRLSIMRVGLLAGQPAVTVRHGFDLLTEMKTNNSISQGNELEVTIMMLVEALCELHCPEAIQGIAVWSSAVVGKSLSWINSVAQQAEGRFEKATAEYQEHLCSMTGVDCCITGFDKTVLKLANSNSVNNASPKHSLNGETRKTVLTKPSESSPEVINYLGNKACECYISIADWSAVQEWQNMVHELKKSNSNTSINLKADFNYIKSLSSFESGQLTECTEQLELLPGENINLLAGGSKEKIDMKKLLPNMLSPDPRELQKAVEVQLLRSSVCLATAVNHIEQEQKWQSISENLIKYLKQTSRIAIGPLRLSTLTVSQSLPVLSTLQLYCSSALENTVCNRLTSEDCLIPLFNEALRSCKQHDVRPWMHALRYTAYQNQLMEKLKEPTVPIKSHLMELGLTAAKFARKRGNIALATRLLAQCSEVQLGKTTTAQDLVQHFKKLSAPGQIDEKWGPELDIEKTKLLYTAGQSTHAMEMLSSCAISFCKSAKAEYAVAKSILTLAKWIQAEWKEISGQLKQVYRAQQQQNHSGLTTLSKNIYNLIELPAVNTLEDEYPRIESESTVNIGVGEPDFILGQLYHLSSVQAPEVAKSWAALASWAYRWGRKVVDNASQGEGVRLLPREKSEVQNLLPDNVAEEDKEKIYGILGQAVCRPAGIQDEDMTLQITENEDNEEDDMVDVIWRQLLTSCPWLSDLDENATEGLIKVWRKVVDRIFSLYKLSCSAYFTFLKLNAGQVPLDEEDPRLHLRNTSEQSTDDVIVMATLRLLRLLVKHAGELRQYLEHGLETTPTAPWRGIIPQLFSRLNHPEVYVRQSICNLLCRVAQDSPHLILYPAIVGTISLSSESQTSGNKLPSAIPTLLGNIQGEELLGGECDEGSTPASQESSKDDTKAGLNEDQAMMQDCYSKIVEKLSAANPTMVLQVQMLVAELRRVTVLWDELWLGVLLQQHMYVLRRIQQLEDEVKRVQNNNTLRKEEKIAIMREKHTALMKPIVFALEHVRSITAAPAETPHEKWFQDNYGDAIENALEKLKNPLNPAKPGSSWLPFKEVMLSLQQRAQKRASYLLRLEEISPWLAAMMNTEIALPGEVSTRDTVTIHSVGSTITILPTKTKPKKLLFLGSDGKNYPYLFKGLEDLHLDERIMQFLSIVNTMFATINRQETPRFHARHYSVTPLGTRSGLIQWVDGATPLFGLYKRWQQREAALQAQKAQDSYQTPQNPGIVPRPSELYYSKIGPALKAVGLSLDVSRRDWPLNVMRAVLEELMEATPPNLLAKELWSSCTTPDEWWRVTQSYARSTAVMSMVGYIIGLGDRHLDNVLIDMTTGEVVHIDYNVCFEKGKSLRVPEKVPFRMTHNIETALGVTGVEGVFRLSCEQVLHIMRRGRETLLTLLEAFVYDPLVDWTAGGEAGFAGAVYGGGGQQAENKQSKREMERDITRSLFSSRVAEIKVNWFKNRDEMLAVLPKLDSSLEEYLNLQEQLTDVEKLQGKLLEEIEFLEGAEGVDHPSHTLQHRYSEHTQLQSQQRAVQEAIQVKLNEFEQWITHYQTAFSNLEATQLASLLQEISTQMDLGPPSYVPATAFLQNAGQAHLISQCEQLEGEVGAFLQQRRSVLRGCLEQLHNYATVALQYPKAVFQKHRIEQWKTWMEELICNMTIERCQDIFRKYEMQYAPQPAPSVCQFITATEMTLQRYAADINSRLIRQVERLKQEAVTVPVCEEQLKEIERCIKVFLHENGEEGSLSLASVIISALCALTRRNLMMEGAASSAGEQLVDLTSRDGAWFLEELCSMSGNVTCLVQLLKQCHLVPQDLDIPNPMEASEAVHLANGVYISLQELNSNFRQIIFPEALRCLMKGEYTLESMLHELDNLIEQTTDGVPLQTLVESLQAYLRNAAMGIEEETHTHYIDVARVLHAQYGELIQPRNGSVDETPKMSAGQMLLVAFDGMFAQVETAFGLLIEKLNKMEIPLAWRKIDIIREARSTQVNFFDDDNNRQVLEEIFFLKRLQTIKEFFRLCGTFSKTLSGIGSIEDQNAVNGPVQIVNVKALYRNSCFSEDQMAKPIKAFTADFVRQLLIGLPNQALGLTLCSFISALGVDIIAQVEAKDFGAESKVSVDDLCKKAVEHNIQIGKFSQLVMNRATVLASSYDTAWKKHDLVRRLETSISSCKTSLQRVQLHIAMFQWQHEDLLINRPQAISVTPPRSAILNNMKKKLHTLSQIEASIATVQEKLAALEASIEQRLKWAGGANPALAPVLQDFDATIAERRNLVLKESQRASQVTFLCSNIIHFESLRTRTAEALNLDAALFDLLKRCQQMCSFASQFNSSVSELELRLLQRVGTGLEHPIGSSEWLHSAHKQLTQEISTQRTVQTEREQQIETVCETIQNLVDSIKTVLTGHNRQLGDVKHLLKAMAKDEEAALADGEDVPYENSVRQFLGEYKSWQDNIQTVLFTLVQVMGQVRSQEHVEMLQEITPTLKELKTQSQSVYNNLVGFASPLVTDTANECSSPTSAATYQPTFAAAVRSNTGQKTQPEVMSQNARKLIQKNLATSADTPPNTVPGTGKSVACSPKKTARDPKTGKAVQERNSYAVSVWKRVKAKLEGRDVDPNRRMSVAEQVDFVIKEATNLDNLAQLYEGWTAWV, encoded by the exons gTTCTGTACAGAGTAATGAGATGTGTGACTGCAGCAAACCAAGTGTTCTTTTCTGAAGCTGTGCTTACAGCTGCCAATGAGTGTGTTGGGGTTTTACTTGGCAGCCTGGATCCCAGTATGACCATACACTGTGACATGGTCATCACCTATGGATTAGATCAGATGGAAAATTGTCAGACTTGTGGCACTGACTACGTCATTTCAGTCCTGAATCTGTTGACACTG ATTGTtgaacaaataaatacaaaactaCCATCATCATTTGtagagaaattatttatacCAGAGTCTAAACTACTTGTTCTTCGTTATCATAAGGAGAAAGAG GTCGTTGCAGCAGCCCTTGCTGTATACCAAGCTGTATTGAGCCTGAAGAACATTCCTGTTCTGGAGACTGCTTACAGGTTGATTCTAGGAGAAATGACCTGTGCTTTAAATAGTCTACTCCATAGTTTACATCTTCCTGAGGCCTGTTCTGAAATCCAGCATGACTCTTTCAAGAAGCTTATATCCAATGTGGATAATGCCAAGTTTGTTGTTATATTTGACCTCAGTGCTCTGAGTACTATTGGAAATGCTAAAAACTCATTAATTGGG ATGTGGGCCCTTTCACCAACTGTGTTTGCACTGCTGAGTAAAAACCTGATGATTGTTCATGGTGACATAGCAGTTCACTTCCCTGCTGTCCAGTATGCAGTGCTCTACACACTGTACTCACACTGCTCCAG GCACGACCATTTCATATCCAGTAGCCTCAgttcttcctctccctctctgtttGATGGAGCAGTTATAAGTACTGTAActacagcaacaaaaaaacatttctcaaTCATACTGAACCTTTTGGGGCTACTGCTTAAGAAGGATAACCTTACTCAAGATACCAG GAAACTACTTACAACATGGGCTTTGGAAGTGGCTCTTCTGATGAAGAAGTCAGAAACATATGCACCGTTATTTTCTCTCCCATCTTTTCATAACTTTTGCAAAGGACTTTTAGCAAACA CACTTCTGGAAGATGTGAACATTTGTCTTCAAGCATGTAGTAGCCTCCATGCCCTGTCTTCCTCCCTTCCAGATGACCTTTTACAGAG GTGTGTTGATGTGTGTCGTGTTCAGCTTGTCCACAGTGGTGCTCGTGTGAGACAAGCTTTTGGAAAGCTGCTGAAGTCAATTCGTTTGGATGTTGTGTTGAG TAACCGTACCCACactgaaatacaagaaatttCCTTGGCTATAAGAAGTCACATGAGCAAAGCTCCAAGTAACACATTCCACCCACAGGATTTCTCTGATGTcatcagttttattttgtatgGAAACCTCCACCGAACTGG GAAGGATAACTGGTTAGAAAGGTTATTCTATAGCTGTCAAAGGCTGGACAAGAGGGATCAGCCCACCATCCCTCGCAACCTGCTGAAGACTgatgctgtgctgtggcagtgggCTGTCTGGGAAGCAGCTCAGTTCACTGTGCTCTCAAAGCTAAGAACTCCTCTGGGGAGAGCCCAAGATACATTTCAAACAATTGAAG gtattattAGGAGCCTTGCAGCCCACACATTAAACCCTGATCAAGATGTCAGCCAGTGGACTACTGCAGACAATGATGAAGGACACAGTAGCAACCAGCTCAGGCTTGTTCTCCTTCTGCAGTATTTGGAGAACTTGGAAAAACTGATGTACAATGCATATGAAGGATGTGCCAATGCCCTTACCTCTCCACCCAAG GTTATCAGGACGTTCTTTTACACCAACCGCCAGACGTGCCAGGACTGGCTGACACGGATTAGACTGTCCATCATGAGAGTTGGATTGCTGGCTGGCCAGCCTGCTGTCACAGTCAGGCATGGATTTGATTTActcacagaaatgaaaactaATAATAGTATCTCTCAG GGAAATGAATTGGAAGTGACAATTATGATGCTGGTAGAAGCATTATGTGAGCTTCACTGTCCTGAAGCTATTCAGGGTATTGCTGTCTGGTCTTCTGCTGTAGTTGGGAAGAGCCTCTCCTGGATCAATTCTGTAGCTCAGCAAGCAGAAGGACG GTTTGAAAAAGCAACTGCAGAATACCAGGAGCACCTCTGCTCCATGACTGGAGTGGATTGCTGTATAACAGGCTTTGACAAGACTGTTCTGAAGTTGGCCAATTCCAACAGTGTGAACAATGCCAGCCCAAAGCATTCCTTGAATG GAGAAACTAGAAAAACTGTTCTGACTAAACCAAGTGAGTCTTCACCTGAAGTGATAAACTACCTGGGTAACAAAGCATGTGAATGTTACATTTCCATTGCTGACTGGTCTGCTGTTCAGGAGTGGCAAAACATGGTCCATGAACTGAAGAAAAGCAATAGTAATACCTCAATCAACCTGAAAGCAGATTTTAACTACATAAA ATCTTTGAGCAGCTTTGAGTCTGGACAACTTACTGAATGCACTGAACAACTAGAATTATTACCAGGAGAAAATATCAACCTGCTTGCAGGGGGATCCAAAGAAAAAATAG ACATGAAGAAGCTCCTTCCTAATATGCTAAGTCCTGATCCAAGAGAACTTCAAAAAGCAGTTGAAGTACAGCTTTTGAGAAGTTCAGTATGTCTGGCAACAGCTGTAAACCACATAGAACAGGAGCAAAAGTGGCAGTCAATATCTGA AAATCTTATCAAGTACCTGAAGCAAACCTCCCGCATTGCCATTGGGCCTTTGAGGCTTTCCACGCTCACCGTGTCTCAGTCTTTGCCAGTGTTGAGCACTCTTCAGTTGTACTGTTCTTCTGCTTTGGAAAACACTGTATGCAACAGGCTGACATCAGAG GACTGTCTGATACCTCTCTTCAATGAAGCATTGAGGTCATGCAAGCAGCACGATGTAAGGCCATGGATGCATGCCCTGAGGTACACGGCCTACCAGAATCAGCTGATGGAAAAGCTTAAAG AACCAACAGTCCCAATTAAAAGCCATCTCATGGAGCTGGGCTTAACAGCAGCGAAGTTTGCACGGAAGCGAGGGAACATCGCCCTGGCCACGCGGCTGCTGGCGCAGTGCAGCGAGGTGCAGCTGGGGAAAACCACCACTGCACAGGACCTAGTCCAGCACTTTAAAAAACTGTCTGCACCAGGTCAGATAGATGAAAAATGGGGTCCTGAACTTGATATTGAGAAAACAAAGTTGTTATACACAGCAG GTCAGTCAACACATGCCATGGAAATGCTGAGTTCTTGTGCCATATCTTTCTGCAAATCTGCCAAAGCTGAATATGCAGTTGCTAAATCTATTCTCACACTGGCTAAATGGATTCAAGCAGAATGGAAAGAGATCTCAGGACAGTTGAAACAAGTATACAGAGCTCAACAGCAGCAGAATCACAGTGGCCTGACTACCTTGTCTAAAAACATATACAATTTGATTGAGCTGCCAGCTGTTAATACACTGGAAGATGAATATCCTAGGATTGAAAGTGAATCTACAG TAAACATTGGAGTTGGAGAACCAGACTTCATCTTGGGCCAGCTGTATCACTTGTCTTCTGTACAGGCACCTGAAGTGGCCAAGTCTTGGGCAGCCCTGGCTAGCTGGGCTTACAGATGGGGCCGCAAAGTAGTTGATAATGCCAG TCAGGGAGAAGGTGTTCGGCTGCTGCCCCGGGAGAAGTCCGAGGTTCAGAACTTGCTCCCAGACAACGTTGCAGAGGAGGACAAAGAGAAAATCTATGGCATTCTTGGGCAGGCAGTGTGTCGGCCAGCTGGCATTCAA GATGAAGATATGACTCTACAAATCACTGAAAATGAGGACAATGAAGAAGATGATATGGTGGATGTGATATGGCGCCAGTTATTAACAAGTTGTCCCTGGCTTTCAGATCTTGATGAAAATGCAACAGAAGGATTAATTAAAGTCTGGAGGAAAGTTGTAGACAGAATCTTCAGTCTCTATAAACTGTCCTGCAGTGCATACTTTACATTCCTCAAACTGAATGCTGGGCAG gTTCCACTTGATGAAGAAGATCCCAGACTGCACTTAAGAAACACCTCTGAGCAAAGCACGGATGATGTAATTGTGATGGCAACCCTGAGACTGTTACGGTTGCTTGTGAAGCATGCTGGAGAGCTTAGACAGTATCTAGAGCATGGGCTAGAAACTACACCTACTGCTCCTTGGAGAG GAATTATTCCCCAGCTTTTCTCCCGCCTCAATCACCCAGAGGTGTACGTACGTCAGAGCATTTGCAACTTGCTCTGTCGAGTTGCTCAGGATTCTCCTCACCTCATCCTCTATCCTGCAATAGTGGGAACCATTTCACTGAGCAGTGAGTCCCAGACTTCAG GAAACAAGCTGCCTTCTGCCATCCCTACTTTGCTTGGTAATATACAAGGAGAAGAACTGTTGGGTGGTGAATGTGATGAAGGGAGCActccagcttcccaggaaagtAGTAAAGATGATACAAAAGCTGGATTAAATGAAGACCAAGCGATGATGCAAGATTGCTACAGCAAAATTGTGGAGAAACTCTCTGCTGCAAATCCAACAATGGTATTGCAG GTTCAGATGCTTGTGGCTGAGCTGCGCAGGGTCACGGTTCTCTGGGatgagctgtggctgggagttctcctgcagcagcacatgtACGTCCTCAGACGGATTCAGCAGCTGGAAGATGAAGTCAAGAGGGTCCAAAACAACAACACTCTACGGAA GGAGGAGAAAATAGCAATCATGCGTGAGAAGCACACAGCTCTGATGAAGCCCATTGTGTTTGCTCTGGAGCACGTGAGGAGcatcactgcagctcctgcagaaactCCTCATGAGAAATGGTTTCAGGATAACTATGGAGATGCAATTGAAAATGCGCTAGAGAAGCTTAAGAATCCTTTGAATCCTGCTAAACCTGGAAGCAGCTGGCTCCCATTTAAAGAG GTAATGCTGAGCTTGCAGCAAAGAGCACAGAAACGGGCTAGCTATCTCTTAAGGCTTGAAGAAATCAGTCCTTGGCTGGCTGCCATGATGAACACTGAGATAGCACTTCCTGGAGAGGTGTCCACCAGGGACACAGTCACCATCCACAGTGTGGGCAGCACCATCACCATCCtgccaaccaaaaccaaacctaaaAAGTTGCTCTTCCTGGGTTCAGATGGGAAGAACTATCCCTACCTGTTCAAAG GTTTGGAAGACTTGCACCTAGATGAGAGGATCATGCAGTTCTTATCCATTGTGAACACCATGTTTGCCACGATCAACCGGCAAGAGACGCCGCGGTTCCACGCGCGGCACTACTCGGTgacacccctggggacaaggtCAGGCCTCATCCAGTGGGTGGATGGAGCCACGCCTCTCTTTGGGCTGTACAAGCGCTGGCAGCAGCgggaagctgctctgcaggcacaaaAG GCCCAGGACTCTTACCAGACCCCTCAGAACCCTGGAATAGTTCCTCGACCCAGTGAACTTTACTACAGTAAAATTGGACCTGCTCTAAAGGCAGTTGGGCTTAGTCTCGACGTGTCACGTCGTGACTGGCCCTTGAATGTCATGAGGGCTGTTCTGGAGGAGCTGATGGAAGCAACTCCCCCGAATCTCCTTGCCAAGGAGCTCTGGTCATCCTGTACCACACCAGATGAGTGGTGGAGAGTTACACAG TCGTATGCAAGATCCACTGCAGTTATGTCCATGGTTGGCTACATCATTGGTCTTGGAGACAGACATCTGGATAATGTTCTTATAGATATGACTACAGGAGAAGTTGTCCACATAGATTATAatgtttgctttgaaaaag GGAAGAGCCTTAGGGTGCCGGAGAAGGTTCCGTTCCGGATGACACACAACATTGAAACAGCGCTGGGAGTGACAGGAGTGGAGGGGGTGTTCAGGCTTTCTTGTGAGCAG GTCCTGCATATAATGCGGCGTGGGAGAGAGACTTTGCTTACACTGCTGGAGGCTTTTGTTTATGATCCACTGGTGGACTGGACagctggaggagaggcaggatTTGCTGGGGCTGTCTATGGTGGTGGTGGCCAGCAGGCTGAAAACAAACAGAGcaaaagggaaatggaaagggATATTACACGGAGTCTCTTTTCCTCGAGGGTGGCAGAGATAAAG GTTAACTGGTTTAAGAACAGAGATGAAATGCTTGCTGTGCTGCCAAAACTGGACAGTAGTTTAGAAGAGTACCTGAACCTGCAGGAGCAGTTAACAGATGTAGAAAAGTTGCAAGGAAAACTACTGGAAGAGATAGAATTTCTGGAAGGTGCAGAAGGAGTGGATCATCCCTCCCACACACTTCAGCACAG GTATTCTGAGCACACACAGTTGCAGTCTCAACAAAGAGCTGTCCAGGAAGCCATCCAGGTGAAGCTGAATGAGTTTGAGCAGTGGATAACCCATTACCAAACTGCCTTCAGTAATTTAGAGGCAACACAACTTGCAAGTCTGCTCCAAGAAATCAGCACACAAATGGACCTAG GTCCTCCAAGTTATGTCCCAGCAACAGCATTTCTGCAAAATGCAGGCCAGGCACATCTAATCAGCCAGTGTGAACAGCTGGAAGGAGAGGTTGGTGcttttctgcagcagagaagATCTGTGTTACGTGGCTGCCTGGAACAGCTGCACAACTATGCAACAGTGGCTCTGCAGTACCCAAAGGCTGTGTTCCAGAAGCACCGAATAGAGCAGTGGAAAACCTGGATGGAAGAGCTCATCTGTAACATGACAATAGAGAGATGTCAGGATATCTTTAGGAA GTACGAGATGCAGTACGCGCCCCAGCCCGCGCCCAGCGTGTGCCAGTTCATCACGGCCACGGAGATGACGCTGCAGCGCTACGCGGCCGACATCAACAGCCGCCTGATCCGGCAGGTGGAGCGCCTCAAGCAGGAGGCCGTCACCGTGCCCGTGTGCGAGGAGCAGCTCAAGGAGATCGAGCGCTGCATCAAAGTGTTCCTGCACGAGAACGGCGAGGAGGGCTCGCTCAGCCTGGCCAGCGTCATCATCTCTGCTCTCTGCGCCCTCACCAG GCGAAACCTGATGATGGAAGGTGCAGCGTCCAGTGCCGGAGAGCAGCTGGTTGATTTGACATCCAGAGATGGAGCCTGGTTCCTGGAGGAGCTTTGCAGCATGAGTGGCAATGTCACGTGCCTCGTGCAGCTGCTGAAGCAGTGCCATCTTGTACCCCAGGACTTGGACATTCCCAACCCCATGGAAGCATCAGAAGCTGTTCACTTAGCCAATGGAGTATATATCTCACTTCAG GAATTGAACTCCAACTTCAGGCAAATCATTTTCCCTGAAGCACTGAGGTGCTTAATGAAAGGAGAGTACACTTTAGAAAGTATGCTCCATGAGCTGGATAATCTCATAGAGCAAACAACTGATGGAGTCCCTTTGCAAACGCTGGTTGAATCTCTTCAAGCCTACTTAAGAAATGCTGCTATGGGTATAGAGGAGGAGACACACACTCATTACATTGATGTTGCAAG aGTACTTCATGCTCAGTATGGTGAACTGATTCAGCCCAGAAATGGTTCAGTTGATGAAACTCCCAAAATGTCAGCTGGTCAGATGCTTTTGGTAGCTTTTGATGGAATGTTTGCTCAAGTGGAAACTGCCTTTGGTTTATTGATTGAAAAG CTAAACAAGATGGAGATACCTCTTGCTTGGCGTAAGATTGACATAATCAGGGAAGCCCGCAGCACCCAGGTTAACTTCTTTGATGATGACAATAATCGGCAAGTGCTGGAGGAGATCTTCTTTCTGAAGAGACTGCAAACAATTAAAGAATTTTTCAGGCTCTGTGGTACCTTTTCTAAGACACTGtcag GAATCGGTTCAATTGAAGATCAGAATGCAGTAAATGGACCTGTTCAAATTGTCAATGTGAAAGCCCTTTACAGGAACTCTTGTTTTAGTGAAGATCAAATGGCCAAGCCAATTAAGGCTTTTACAGCAGACTTTGTGAGGCAGCTTTTAATTGGCCTTCCAAATCAAGCTTTGGGACTGACCTTGTGCAGTTTCATCAGCGCTCTGGGTGTCGATATCATTGCTCAAGTAGAGGCTAAAGACTTTGGAGCAGAAAGCAAAGTTTCTGTGGATGACCTGTGCAAGAAAGCTGTGGAGCACAACATCCAGATTGGCAAGTTCTCCCAGCTGGTGATGAACAGGGCCACAGTCCTGGCCAGCTCCTACGACACGGCCTGGAAGAAGCACGACCTGGTGCGCAGGCTGGAAACCAGCATCTCCTCGTGCAAGACCAGCCTGCAGAGAGTGCAGCTGCACATTGCCATGTTCCAG TGGCAGCATGAAGATCTGCTCATCAATCGTCCCCAGGCTATTTCTGTCACTCCACCTCGTTCTGCAATTTTAAACaacatgaaaaagaaacttCACACGCTCAGTCAGATTGAAGCTTCCATTGCCACGGTCCAG GAGAAACTAGCAGCACTTGAAGCAAGTATTGAGCAACGTTTAAAATGGGCAGGAGGTGCTAATCCTGCACTGGCCCCAGTCTTGCAAGATTTTGATGCCACTATTGCTGAAAGAAGAAACCTTGTACTGAAAGAAAGTCAAAGAGCAAGCCAG GTCACTTTCCTTTGCAGTAATATCATTCACTTTGAGAGTCTGCGCACCAGAACAGCAGAAGCCCTGAACCTGGATGCTGCCCTGTTTGACCTCCTCAAGCGCTGCCAGCAGATGTGCTCCTTCGCCTCCCAGTTCAACAGCTCCGTGTCCGAGCTGGAGCTGCGCCTGCTGCAGAGGGTg GGCACTGGTCTCGAACATCCTATTGGCAGCTCTGAATGGCTTCACTCAGCTCACAAGCAGTTGACCCAGGAGATATCTACACAGAGAACAGTACAAACAGAAAGAGAACAGCAAATAGAAACAGTTTGTGAAACAATTCAGAATCTGGTGGATAGTATTAAAACTGTGCTCACGGGTCATAACAGACAGCTTGGAGATGTCAAACATCTACTGAAAGCTATGGCTAAG GATGaagaagcagctctggcagaTGGTGAAGATGTTCCCTATGAGAACAGTGTTAGGCAGTTCCTGGGTGAATATAAATCATGGCAAGATAATATTCAGACAGTTCTGTTTACATTAGTTCAGGTTATGGGTCAAGTCCGCAGTCAGGAACATGTTGAAATGCTGCAGGAGATAACTCCCACCTTGAAAGAACTTAAAACACAGAGCCAAAG TGTCTACAATAATCTGGTGGGGTTTGCATCACCCTTAGTCACGGATACAGCAAATGAGTGCTCCAGCCCAACTTCAGCTGCTACATATCAGCCAACCTTTGCTGCAG CTGTACGTAGCAATACAGGGCAGAAAACTCAGCCAGAGGTGATGTCACAGAATGCAAGAAAGCTAATTCAGAAAAATCTTGCAACATCAGCAGATACTCCTCCAAACACAGTCCCAGGAACTGGCAAAAGTGTTGCTTGTAGTCCCAAAAAGACAGCCAGGGACCCTAAAACAGGAAAAG CTGTGCAGGAGAGGAATTCCTACGCAGTTAGCGTGTGGAAGCGGGTCAAAGCCAAGTTAGAGGGCCGAGATGTGGATCCCAACAGGAGAATGTCTGTGGCTGAACAG GTTGACTTTGTGATTAAGGAAGCAACTAATCTAGATAACTTGGCTCAGCTGTATGAAGGTTGGACTGCCTGGGTATGA